A DNA window from Candidatus Wallbacteria bacterium contains the following coding sequences:
- a CDS encoding nitroreductase family protein, translating into MKKEGLMENILKRRSIRKYLKKPVERARIDEILLAGMAAPSAMGTEPWKFVVILDQKLLAKVPEAH; encoded by the coding sequence ATGAAAAAGGAGGGCCTGATGGAAAACATACTCAAGCGCCGTTCGATCCGCAAGTATCTGAAAAAGCCGGTGGAAAGGGCCAGAATCGACGAGATCCTGCTCGCAGGCATGGCAGCGCCTTCAGCAATGGGCACTGAACCCTGGAAATTCGTAGTGATCCTGGATCAGAAACTGCTGGCTAAGGTTCCTGAAGCCCATC